From the Orenia metallireducens genome, one window contains:
- the rpmA gene encoding 50S ribosomal protein L27 gives MIKMNLQLFAKKKGVGSSKNGRDSIAKRLGVKRHDGQYVSAGSIIVRQRGTKFHPGLNVGRGGDDTLFSTVDGYVAFERKGRDKKQVSVYTEDQVQAMA, from the coding sequence ATGATTAAGATGAATTTACAACTTTTCGCTAAGAAAAAAGGAGTTGGAAGTTCTAAGAACGGTCGTGACAGTATTGCTAAGCGACTTGGAGTTAAGAGACACGATGGACAATACGTTAGTGCTGGTAGCATCATTGTTCGTCAACGTGGAACTAAATTCCACCCTGGCCTAAACGTAGGTCGTGGAGGAGATGATACTTTATTCTCTACAGTTGATGGATACGTAGCTTTTGAAAGAAAAGGTAGAGACAAGAAACAAGTAAGTGTTTATACTGAAGATCAAGTTCAAGCTATGGCATAA
- a CDS encoding ribosomal-processing cysteine protease Prp, which produces MITIEIKRDRSYNIISFAGSGHAEYGEYGQDIVCAGISAIMQTAVLGLTDYLDFDINIDVKDGWLDCQLTSDIAQDQQVKAILETMLVGLKGIQEEYSEYIKIIEGGGKND; this is translated from the coding sequence ATGATTACCATTGAAATTAAAAGAGATAGGTCGTATAATATTATTAGTTTTGCTGGTAGTGGGCATGCTGAATATGGAGAGTATGGACAAGATATTGTCTGTGCAGGAATTTCGGCAATTATGCAGACTGCTGTTTTAGGTTTGACAGACTATTTAGATTTTGATATAAATATAGATGTTAAAGACGGCTGGCTAGATTGTCAGTTGACATCAGATATAGCCCAAGACCAACAGGTTAAGGCTATTTTAGAGACGATGCTAGTTGGTTTAAAGGGCATACAAGAAGAATATTCGGAATATATAAAAATAATTGAAGGGGGTGGAAAAAATGATTAA
- the rplU gene encoding 50S ribosomal protein L21, protein MYAIIQTGGKQYKVEEGQVIRVEKLDNEAGETVEFDQVKLVSTDNGLKVGTPTVEGAKVTAEVVAQGKGKKVIVFKYKPKNNFRKKNGHRQPYTAVQIKSIEA, encoded by the coding sequence ATGTACGCAATTATCCAAACAGGTGGAAAGCAATATAAAGTAGAAGAAGGTCAAGTAATTAGAGTAGAAAAGTTAGATAATGAAGCTGGTGAAACAGTTGAATTTGATCAAGTTAAGTTGGTATCTACTGACAATGGTTTAAAAGTTGGAACTCCAACTGTAGAAGGTGCTAAAGTAACTGCTGAAGTAGTTGCTCAAGGAAAAGGTAAAAAGGTTATCGTTTTCAAATATAAGCCTAAAAACAATTTCCGTAAAAAGAATGGTCATAGACAACCTTATACAGCAGTACAAATTAAGAGTATTGAGGCGTAA
- a CDS encoding Rne/Rng family ribonuclease, protein MSKEIVINDIGLETRIAILENRELVEIIYERDFSEQIVGNIYKGRVESVLPGMQAAFIDIGLEKNVFLHAKDLTSVVGEKGFRIEEVIRVGQEILVQITKEALGTKGPRGTCKLSLAGRYLVLMNSKRHVGVSRRIDNNSERKRLKSIAYEILPEDKGLIVRTVAAYKDEEELKKDLNFLLNLWEEIEEEASKDKAPSLIYKSLNSVKQVIRDKFTSEIDKLIIDNKKDYHQAMKILEHISPELESRVYYYNHPKPIFDYYNIEEEIKGLLKRKVPLNCGGYIIIDNTEALTAIDVNTGSYVGKDNLEDTVVKTNLEAAKEIAKQLRLRDIGGIIIIDFIDMKVDEDRELILDTLRAELDKDKTKSNILGLTKLGLVEMTRKNEREGVGEFLQQECPYCQGTGTILSEDTIFLETIRQIKEIFWQSRAEAILLEVHPKIASRLIGVSGKNLEKLEKELHRDIYIMGNKELHLEDTNILKVGSNSEIESIAKPLNTGKRLNLKVEERHMNNLDDGIARLNGYIIDILEGGALVGQRVRVEIIEVKKTYAIAKVIKVIDY, encoded by the coding sequence TTGAGTAAGGAGATAGTTATTAATGATATAGGGCTAGAAACAAGGATTGCTATCTTGGAGAATAGGGAGCTAGTAGAGATTATTTATGAGCGTGATTTTTCTGAACAGATAGTAGGTAATATCTATAAAGGAAGGGTTGAGAGTGTACTTCCAGGGATGCAGGCAGCCTTTATAGATATTGGATTGGAAAAGAATGTCTTTTTACATGCTAAAGACTTGACTTCTGTTGTAGGAGAGAAGGGCTTTAGAATTGAAGAGGTCATTCGAGTAGGGCAGGAGATTTTAGTACAGATTACCAAAGAAGCTTTAGGTACTAAAGGACCTAGAGGTACTTGTAAATTAAGTCTTGCAGGGAGATATCTTGTATTGATGAATAGTAAAAGGCATGTAGGCGTCTCTAGGAGAATTGATAATAATTCTGAAAGAAAGAGGTTAAAGAGTATAGCCTATGAGATTCTACCTGAAGATAAAGGGTTAATTGTGAGAACTGTGGCAGCCTATAAAGATGAAGAAGAGCTTAAAAAGGACCTTAATTTCCTACTCAATCTTTGGGAAGAAATAGAAGAAGAAGCAAGTAAGGATAAAGCACCTTCTTTAATTTATAAGAGTCTTAACTCTGTTAAACAGGTAATTAGAGATAAGTTTACTTCTGAAATTGATAAATTGATTATAGATAATAAGAAAGATTATCACCAAGCGATGAAGATACTTGAGCATATCTCACCAGAATTGGAGAGCAGAGTGTATTATTATAACCATCCTAAGCCTATCTTTGATTATTATAATATTGAAGAGGAGATTAAGGGATTATTAAAGCGTAAAGTGCCTTTAAATTGTGGCGGATATATCATCATTGATAATACTGAGGCTTTAACAGCAATAGATGTTAATACAGGAAGCTATGTAGGTAAGGATAATTTAGAGGATACTGTTGTTAAGACCAATTTAGAAGCAGCTAAAGAGATAGCTAAACAGTTGAGATTAAGGGATATTGGTGGTATCATCATCATTGATTTTATAGATATGAAAGTAGATGAAGATAGAGAGTTAATCTTGGATACCTTAAGGGCAGAGCTAGATAAAGATAAGACAAAGAGTAATATCTTAGGTTTGACCAAATTGGGCTTAGTAGAGATGACACGTAAGAATGAAAGGGAGGGGGTTGGTGAATTTTTACAACAAGAATGCCCTTATTGTCAGGGAACAGGGACTATCTTATCTGAAGATACTATCTTTTTAGAGACTATTCGCCAAATTAAAGAGATATTTTGGCAGAGTAGAGCAGAAGCTATATTGTTAGAGGTTCATCCTAAAATAGCTTCTAGGTTGATTGGAGTATCTGGCAAAAATTTAGAGAAGTTAGAGAAGGAGCTACACAGAGATATCTATATTATGGGAAACAAAGAGTTACACCTAGAAGATACTAATATATTAAAGGTTGGTTCTAACTCAGAGATTGAATCTATCGCAAAACCCTTAAATACAGGAAAGCGATTAAACCTTAAAGTAGAAGAGCGGCATATGAATAATCTAGATGATGGAATTGCTAGGCTTAATGGATATATAATTGATATTTTAGAAGGTGGGGCACTTGTGGGGCAGAGGGTTAGAGTTGAAATTATAGAAGTTAAGAAGACTTATGCAATAGCTAAGGTAATAAAGGTAATTGACTATTAA
- a CDS encoding TIGR03936 family radical SAM-associated protein, whose protein sequence is MENSKIRARVLKGDEVRFISHLDFLNTMNRALRRANIPIAYSQGYNPTPNISFATALAVGLTSDSEYIDFEMEEKMEVQDFKEGLNKALPKGIEVLEAEQLVAKSKSLASLVSQSSYFARLELTEEIKIDKLREEVANFLSQQEIVIRRKRRRKKDRVFDIKPMISKLEVIGVQENLATISMLVQTGSSGNLRPEEVIDALADYSEFIQPAKLVNIHRSGLYIEREGEILTPIEAVKR, encoded by the coding sequence GTGGAAAATAGTAAAATCAGAGCTAGGGTATTAAAGGGTGATGAGGTAAGATTCATCTCTCATTTGGATTTTTTAAATACAATGAATAGAGCATTACGTAGAGCAAATATTCCTATAGCTTATTCTCAAGGATATAATCCTACCCCTAATATCTCCTTTGCTACTGCTTTGGCTGTGGGATTGACTAGTGATAGTGAATATATTGATTTTGAGATGGAAGAGAAGATGGAAGTTCAAGATTTTAAAGAAGGCTTAAATAAGGCTTTACCAAAAGGGATTGAAGTTCTAGAAGCTGAGCAACTGGTAGCTAAGAGCAAATCTTTAGCCTCATTGGTCAGCCAATCAAGTTATTTTGCTAGATTAGAATTGACTGAAGAGATTAAGATAGATAAATTAAGAGAAGAGGTAGCAAATTTTTTATCTCAACAGGAGATTGTGATTAGAAGGAAGAGAAGAAGAAAGAAGGATAGAGTCTTTGATATTAAGCCAATGATATCTAAGCTAGAAGTTATAGGTGTTCAAGAGAATTTAGCAACGATTAGTATGTTGGTGCAGACAGGAAGTTCAGGGAATCTACGACCTGAAGAGGTGATTGATGCTTTAGCTGATTATTCGGAGTTTATTCAACCTGCAAAACTGGTCAATATTCACCGTTCTGGATTATATATAGAAAGAGAGGGTGAGATTTTAACTCCAATAGAAGCAGTGAAAAGATAG
- a CDS encoding TIGR03960 family B12-binding radical SAM protein, translated as MTIDLANKIQEILPEVSKPTRYMGNELNMIKKDLNLVKVKFALAFPDVYEVAMSHLGIKILYHLLNEREDVAAERVYAPWVDMEKKMRENDIPLFTLENRAKVADFDMLGFTLQYEMSYTNILNMLDLAGIPLRSEDRGKEFPLVIVGGPCAFNPEPLAPFVDVVLLGEAEAAIGEVVDEYLAWKDSGASKEELLKNLSKIEGIYVPSFYEIDYNDDGEVVRFEASNGAPEILKKRVIQNLDESYYPEKFILPYMGIVHDRVTLEVARGCTRGCRFCQAGMIYRPVRERSHERIKDLARKLIESTGYEEISLSSLSTSDYSRIEDLAKELLEEYKNQRVSVALPSMRVDSFSVDLAKELQAVRKTGLTFAPEAGTQRLRDVINKGIDEEDLLKTTEAAFKEGWRRVKLYFMMGLPTETLEDIRGIADLAKKVAELGDEIRRNSDNKRRVKVGVSVSTFVPKTHTPFQWSKFNTLEEIKEKQQLLRNELRGKDLSFTWTDPYLSTMEAVFARGDRRVAEVMERAWEIGAKFDGWSEHFDYQRWQKAFEDLGYNLEEYVYRNFNLEGRLPWDHLEVGVDKRYLRKEYQKAIDVELTPDCRFNNCTGCGILKNLDARISLMGGENSGK; from the coding sequence ATGACAATTGATTTAGCTAATAAGATACAAGAGATTCTACCAGAAGTAAGCAAGCCAACCCGTTATATGGGAAATGAATTAAATATGATCAAGAAAGACTTAAATCTGGTAAAGGTCAAGTTTGCTCTTGCTTTCCCTGATGTTTATGAGGTAGCTATGTCCCATTTAGGGATTAAGATTTTATACCATCTATTAAATGAAAGAGAAGATGTAGCAGCTGAGAGGGTTTATGCACCTTGGGTTGATATGGAGAAGAAGATGAGAGAGAATGATATTCCATTGTTTACCTTAGAGAATAGAGCTAAAGTAGCTGATTTTGATATGCTAGGGTTTACTCTACAATATGAGATGAGTTATACAAATATCTTGAATATGTTGGATTTAGCAGGAATACCATTAAGAAGTGAAGATAGAGGGAAGGAGTTCCCATTAGTTATTGTTGGAGGTCCTTGTGCCTTCAATCCAGAACCTTTGGCACCCTTTGTAGATGTAGTACTTTTAGGAGAGGCTGAAGCTGCTATTGGGGAGGTAGTCGATGAATATTTAGCTTGGAAGGATAGCGGTGCTTCTAAAGAAGAGCTATTAAAGAATTTATCAAAAATTGAAGGTATCTATGTACCTAGCTTTTATGAGATAGATTATAATGATGATGGGGAAGTAGTTAGATTTGAAGCTAGTAATGGTGCTCCAGAAATTTTGAAAAAGAGGGTTATTCAGAATCTAGATGAGTCTTATTATCCTGAGAAATTTATTTTACCATATATGGGGATTGTTCATGATAGGGTAACTTTAGAGGTGGCTAGAGGATGTACTAGGGGTTGCCGTTTCTGCCAAGCAGGTATGATTTATCGTCCAGTTAGGGAGAGAAGCCATGAAAGAATTAAGGATTTAGCAAGGAAGTTGATTGAAAGTACTGGTTATGAAGAGATTTCACTATCATCGTTGAGTACTAGTGATTATAGTAGGATAGAGGATTTAGCAAAAGAACTTTTAGAAGAGTATAAAAACCAAAGAGTAAGTGTTGCTTTACCTTCAATGAGAGTAGATTCTTTTTCGGTAGATTTAGCTAAAGAGCTACAAGCAGTCAGAAAGACAGGATTAACCTTTGCTCCAGAAGCTGGAACCCAGAGATTACGGGATGTTATCAATAAGGGGATTGATGAAGAGGATTTACTAAAGACTACTGAAGCTGCCTTTAAAGAAGGTTGGAGAAGGGTTAAATTATACTTTATGATGGGTTTACCTACTGAAACCTTAGAGGATATTAGAGGAATTGCTGATTTGGCTAAGAAGGTAGCTGAGCTAGGTGATGAAATTAGAAGAAATTCTGATAATAAACGGAGGGTAAAGGTAGGTGTAAGTGTGTCTACCTTTGTTCCTAAGACCCATACTCCATTCCAATGGTCTAAATTTAATACTTTAGAAGAGATTAAAGAGAAGCAACAATTACTCCGAAATGAATTAAGGGGCAAGGACTTATCCTTTACGTGGACTGATCCGTACTTAAGTACTATGGAAGCTGTCTTTGCTCGTGGTGATAGAAGAGTTGCTGAAGTTATGGAGAGAGCTTGGGAGATTGGAGCTAAGTTTGATGGATGGAGTGAGCACTTTGACTATCAACGATGGCAGAAAGCCTTTGAAGATTTAGGGTATAATTTAGAAGAGTATGTTTATCGTAATTTTAATCTAGAAGGAAGATTGCCTTGGGATCACTTAGAGGTAGGTGTTGATAAAAGATATTTAAGAAAAGAGTACCAGAAAGCTATTGATGTAGAATTGACACCAGATTGTAGATTTAATAACTGTACTGGATGTGGGATTTTAAAGAATTTAGATGCAAGAATCTCACTAATGGGTGGTGAGAATAGTGGAAAATAG
- a CDS encoding site-2 protease family protein: MLKMLGVKFKLNILFLLILFLFSISGLFLTASINFIIVILHELAHSLMAQKEGVRVNEIELLPFGGVAKFRDLIQLKPKSEIKISLAGPIFNLVLAGITLILLRYKIIPLKSGFYFIKVNLTIGLFNLIPALPLDGGRVVRAFLTNKVGFKEATYYTLRLSRVIAIFLGVIGVIGIYYGYANIILLFIAFFIYFATLKEGRYASYVLMQYIAKKRGNLLKERVIYIQQLIAVEDTPLKEIVERLVPNRFHTIRVVDNDMKLLGVVTEDKFINSLVNEGIEMPIKDLLK; encoded by the coding sequence ATGTTAAAGATGTTAGGTGTGAAATTTAAGTTAAATATATTATTTCTTCTGATATTATTCTTGTTTTCAATTTCAGGACTATTTTTAACTGCTAGTATAAATTTTATTATTGTAATTTTACACGAATTGGCTCATTCTCTTATGGCTCAAAAAGAAGGGGTTAGGGTTAATGAGATTGAATTATTACCCTTTGGGGGGGTAGCAAAATTTCGAGATTTAATTCAACTAAAGCCTAAAAGTGAGATAAAGATCTCCTTAGCAGGTCCTATCTTTAACCTTGTTTTAGCAGGAATAACTTTAATTTTATTAAGGTATAAGATTATTCCTTTAAAATCAGGATTTTATTTTATTAAGGTTAATCTGACAATTGGATTATTTAATCTAATTCCTGCTTTACCTTTAGATGGGGGGCGTGTAGTTAGAGCATTTTTGACCAATAAGGTTGGCTTTAAAGAGGCTACATACTATACATTGAGATTGAGTAGAGTAATAGCTATATTTTTGGGTGTTATAGGTGTGATTGGGATTTATTATGGGTATGCTAATATTATTCTACTCTTTATAGCTTTTTTTATCTATTTTGCTACTTTAAAAGAGGGCAGATATGCTTCTTATGTTCTCATGCAATATATTGCTAAAAAGAGGGGTAACCTTTTAAAAGAGAGAGTTATATATATTCAACAATTAATTGCAGTTGAAGATACTCCATTAAAGGAAATTGTTGAGAGGTTAGTACCTAACCGTTTTCATACTATTAGGGTAGTAGATAATGATATGAAGTTATTAGGGGTAGTGACAGAAGATAAATTTATCAACTCTTTAGTCAATGAAGGAATAGAGATGCCGATAAAGGATCTGTTGAAGTAG
- the rodA gene encoding rod shape-determining protein RodA — MIIKKLIKNIDYLIPIITLLLIITGLVIIGSATNITDNPLLQNTFLKKQIIAAIVGIILVIISLFFDYRILRDYVSVIYVLNILILLTVLFFGSTIKGGQGWIRLGPVNFQPAETAKLAVIIALADVLAKGKYNVYYILGLIVPGIYIGVPFILVLLQNDLGSALVLIAIFVGMIYVAGANAKFLVGTFLSGIGTVVAWITVHIYWGVPIPLKQYQLNRLLVLVNPQLDPLGAGYNVIQSKIAIGSGGLLGKGLFGGTQNQLNFLPERHTDFIFSVLGEEFGFIGALLILLLYLLLLWRGVKVAMEAKDEFGQLLVVGILSMFAFHILENVGMTIGIMPVTGIPLPFLSYGGSSLLTNLMAIAIIMNVNIRRKKMLF; from the coding sequence ATTATAATTAAGAAGCTAATTAAGAATATTGACTATTTAATACCAATAATTACTCTATTATTAATCATAACAGGTCTAGTGATTATTGGTAGTGCTACTAATATCACAGATAATCCCCTATTGCAGAATACTTTTTTGAAGAAACAGATTATAGCTGCTATAGTTGGAATTATTCTGGTTATTATTAGTCTATTCTTTGATTACAGGATTTTACGAGATTACGTTAGTGTTATCTATGTTTTAAACATTTTAATCCTCCTTACAGTACTATTTTTCGGTAGTACTATAAAAGGTGGTCAGGGGTGGATTAGGTTAGGTCCAGTTAATTTTCAGCCAGCTGAAACTGCTAAATTAGCTGTGATTATTGCCTTGGCTGATGTTCTGGCTAAAGGTAAATATAATGTTTATTATATTTTAGGATTGATAGTTCCAGGGATATATATAGGTGTCCCTTTTATATTGGTTTTATTACAAAATGACTTGGGTTCGGCTTTAGTATTAATAGCTATCTTTGTTGGAATGATATATGTAGCTGGAGCTAATGCTAAGTTTCTAGTAGGAACTTTTTTAAGTGGAATAGGTACAGTAGTGGCTTGGATAACAGTTCATATTTATTGGGGGGTACCAATTCCTTTAAAGCAATATCAGTTAAATCGATTATTGGTTTTAGTCAACCCTCAATTAGACCCTTTAGGTGCAGGATATAATGTGATTCAATCAAAAATTGCTATAGGGTCTGGGGGGCTATTAGGAAAAGGTCTTTTTGGAGGAACCCAGAATCAGCTTAATTTTCTACCTGAGCGCCATACTGACTTTATATTTTCAGTCTTAGGTGAAGAATTTGGTTTTATTGGTGCTCTATTAATCTTATTATTATATCTGCTCCTTTTATGGAGAGGAGTAAAGGTGGCAATGGAGGCTAAAGATGAATTTGGGCAGTTATTGGTAGTTGGCATCTTATCGATGTTTGCTTTCCATATTTTGGAGAATGTGGGTATGACTATTGGTATAATGCCTGTTACAGGAATTCCTCTTCCATTTCTTAGTTATGGAGGTAGTTCTTTGTTGACAAATTTAATGGCAATTGCTATTATTATGAATGTTAATATTAGGAGAAAGAAGATGCTCTTTTAG
- the minE gene encoding cell division topological specificity factor MinE, with protein MLDIMKGIFNNKEDVSSKDVAKERLRLVLVHDRIGVSPEIIEEMKEELIEVISKYLDIDDERIDMDLERQDNSVALIANIPIKRLKKR; from the coding sequence TTGTTAGATATAATGAAAGGGATTTTTAACAACAAGGAAGATGTTTCTAGTAAAGATGTAGCTAAAGAAAGGTTGAGGTTAGTGCTAGTGCATGATAGAATAGGGGTATCTCCAGAGATAATTGAGGAAATGAAGGAAGAGTTAATTGAGGTAATCTCTAAATATTTAGATATAGATGATGAGAGAATAGATATGGATTTAGAGCGACAAGATAATTCCGTAGCTTTAATTGCAAATATACCAATTAAAAGACTAAAGAAGAGATAA
- the minD gene encoding septum site-determining protein MinD: protein MAGKAYVITSGKGGVGKTTTTANLGTGLAKLGKKVVLIDADIGLRNLDVVLGLENRIVYDIVDVVEGNCRLEQALIKDKRYSSLCLLPAAQTRDKTAVTPEQMIELTDQLREDFDYIIIDCPAGIEQGFKNAIAGADEAIVVTTPEVSAVRDADRIVGMLEAEGVHDPQLIINRVRIDMINRGDMMDIEDMIEILAIKLLGIVPEDEKIVVSTNKGEPVVLAENSRSGEAFWNITRRIEGEEVPLIDLEEGLLNKIKRLVGLG from the coding sequence ATGGCTGGAAAGGCTTATGTTATCACTTCTGGAAAAGGTGGGGTTGGAAAGACTACAACAACTGCCAATCTAGGGACTGGTTTAGCTAAATTAGGAAAGAAAGTTGTATTGATAGATGCTGATATAGGGTTGCGTAATTTAGATGTAGTATTAGGTTTAGAGAATAGAATTGTATATGATATAGTTGATGTAGTGGAAGGCAACTGTAGATTAGAACAGGCTTTAATTAAGGATAAGAGGTATAGTAGCTTATGTCTGTTGCCTGCTGCCCAAACTAGGGACAAGACTGCTGTTACTCCTGAACAGATGATTGAATTGACTGATCAATTAAGGGAAGATTTTGATTATATTATTATCGATTGTCCAGCAGGTATTGAGCAAGGATTTAAAAATGCTATAGCAGGGGCCGATGAAGCAATAGTAGTAACTACTCCAGAGGTTTCGGCAGTTAGAGATGCAGATAGAATTGTTGGGATGTTAGAGGCAGAAGGCGTTCATGACCCACAATTGATCATAAATCGTGTGCGAATAGATATGATAAATCGTGGAGATATGATGGATATTGAGGATATGATTGAAATTTTAGCTATAAAATTACTGGGGATTGTACCTGAAGATGAGAAGATTGTTGTATCCACAAATAAGGGTGAGCCAGTAGTTTTAGCAGAGAATAGTCGTTCAGGAGAAGCCTTCTGGAACATTACCCGCAGAATTGAAGGGGAAGAGGTTCCGTTAATTGATTTAGAAGAGGGATTATTAAACAAGATAAAGCGCTTAGTGGGATTAGGATAA
- the minC gene encoding septum site-determining protein MinC, with translation MLNRGVTFKGDLEGLIIILNDELEFDYIKDELRSKFIEAGDFFDDDMMVRIKLGRRGLTIKQKNELLEIFKEQRGISVIEFINNDNRFVDSKEEGDTLLVKRTIRSGQTVRFEGNIVVLGDVNPGAEIVAEGDIVVMGHFRGIAHAGAKGDTSATISAFRLEPTQLRIANYITRAPDIPPNSPDTPEIASLKDKHIIIDYLRK, from the coding sequence ATGCTGAATAGAGGAGTGACATTTAAAGGTGATTTAGAAGGGCTTATTATAATTTTGAATGATGAATTAGAATTTGATTATATTAAAGATGAATTAAGGAGTAAGTTTATCGAAGCCGGGGATTTTTTCGATGATGATATGATGGTTAGAATTAAATTGGGTAGAAGGGGTTTAACTATTAAGCAGAAGAATGAATTATTAGAAATTTTCAAAGAACAACGGGGTATTTCGGTGATTGAGTTTATCAATAATGATAATAGGTTTGTAGACTCCAAGGAAGAGGGAGATACACTATTGGTTAAACGTACAATACGCTCAGGACAGACTGTGAGATTTGAAGGCAATATTGTAGTTTTAGGAGACGTAAATCCTGGTGCAGAGATTGTAGCAGAAGGTGATATAGTAGTCATGGGTCATTTTAGGGGTATTGCTCACGCAGGAGCTAAAGGCGATACATCAGCTACTATATCAGCCTTTAGACTAGAGCCTACTCAGCTTAGGATTGCAAATTATATTACCCGTGCTCCTGATATTCCTCCTAATTCTCCTGACACTCCAGAGATTGCTTCTTTGAAAGATAAACATATTATTATTGACTATTTGAGAAAGTAA